A genomic stretch from Fusarium musae strain F31 chromosome 9, whole genome shotgun sequence includes:
- a CDS encoding hypothetical protein (EggNog:ENOG41): protein MERKASHNLFEVYLRLRPPPTRHGDGDRILDVEPAEDGSHPKHIVLNPPTDRRRAIEKFAFTQVFEEDATQLDVFHCTEIVPFVEGVLAPEGGEGTDAVVATLGVTGSGKTKTHTILGSKTQRGLTQLTMDVLFRSIGENILDPNAAFTAQDSLQAIDGAESSLTTASHFFDPPFRDSVASRAPSRAGTPMLVRQTPKPSYANIPASKLVAYLPGAFPADCASSPKSDRSSERGRRPLESLPGSPSALNCPKTPKRGLRHFMSLTTSTRVKNVTKDDVKPDGVMSPPPRRITVRPSALPQLPDVSNIDISCDPSAEYVVIISMYEVHNDRIYDLLTPAVKSGATKEVRRRPLLFKSTELSPDRKVVAGLRKVICSSYNEALTVIETGLQERRVTGTGSNSVSSRSHGFFVFEVKKRTRSRRPGPWEGNKFTIVDLAGSERAREAKTAGATLAEAGKINESLMYLGQCLQTQSEAASSSKPNIVPFRQCKLTELLFSNSFPSSSTSHSQAPRRNPQRGVMIVTADPRGDFNATSQILRYSALAREVTVPRVPSITTTILAQPPQMAQNRSVSPTHPHPRPFMPAGGGSYRNFSPPMSSDERATMEIAALEIARLSEEADQLREEVDRQSEARVAAEAHLLTMEDRMLDLEAAIREECAMEFEQRLALEMARWKNSMAIEQERTEEHWDRKVEVLERGLASDEDCDKENVLIEDLEEEVDRLRRENGILKRELASRSPTKRKPLEEREDFAPSSKSSRGDSMTNLGRKLERMRVSGEKARPVPVNGNSSPKKMRKLGAKKWEHEEDELS from the exons ATGGAGCGAAAAGCGTCTCATAACCTGTTTGAGGTTTATCTACGGCTACGGCCCCCGCCTACGCGACATGGTGATGGCGATCGcattcttgatgttgaaccCGCGGAGGATGGTTCACATCCTAAGCATATTGTTCTGAATCCGCCTACAGATCGGCGCAGGGCGATTGAGAAGTTCGCGTTCACCCAGGTTTTTGAGGAAGATGCAACACAGCTCGATGTCTTTCACTGCACAGAGATCGTCCCCTTCGTTGAGGGCGTATTGGCGCCTGAGGGTGGCGAGGGCACAGATGCTGTCGTCGCTACTCTGGGAGTGACAGGTTCCGGCAAG ACAAAGACACATACGATCCTCGGAAGTAAAACACAACGCGGCCTGACCCAACTCACGATGGACGTCCTCTTCCGCTCAATCGGCGAAAACATCCTCGATCCCAACGCCGCTTTCACAGCTCAAGACTCCCTTCAAGCCATCGACGGTGCCGAGTCCTCCCTGACAACCGCGTCCCACTTCTTCGACCCTCCGTTTCGCGACTCGGTTGCTTCGCGAGCGCCCTCACGCGCTGGTACTCCAATGCTTGTACGACAGACCCCAAAGCCTTCCTATGCCAACATTCCCGCCTCCAAGCTGGTCGCCTACCTCCCAGGCGCGTTCCCGGCAGACTGCGCATCAAGTCCGAAAAGT GATCGTTCTTCTGAGCGTGGTAGAAGACCTCTCGAAAGTCTGCCTGGGTCTCCTAGCGCGCTGAACTGTCCCAAGACGCCCAAGCGGGGTCTTCGACATTTCATGTCTCTTACTACTTCAACTCGTGTAAAGAATGTTACTAAAGATGATGTTAAGCCCGACGGTGTTATGTCCCCACCACCTCGACGAATTACCGTGCGGCCCTCGGCTCTTCCTCAGCTCCCCGACGTGAGCAACATCGACATCTCCTGCGATCCCTCAGCCGAATATGTTGTTATCATATCGATGTACGAAGTACACAACGACCGAATCTACGACCTACTTACTCCCGCTGTCAAATCCGGCGCCACAAAAGAAGTGCGACGACGTCCTTTACTCTTCAAGTCAACAGAGCTATCACCAGACCGAAAGGTTGTCGCTGGTCTTCGAAAGGTCATTTGCTCTAGCTACAACGAAGCATTGACGGTCATCGAGACTGGTCTGCAGGAGCGACGAGTTACTGGTACCGGAAGCAACAGTGTTTCAAGCCGAAGCCATggattctttgtctttgaagtCAAGAAGCGAACCCGCAGCAGAAGACCTGGCCCTTGGGAGGGCAACAAATTCACCATTGTTGATCTGGCGGGCAGTGAGCGTGCGCGCGAAGCTAAGACGGCGGGTGCCACTCTTGCAGAGGCTGGTAAGATCAACGAGAGTTTGATGTACCTAGGTCAATGTCTGCAGACACAGAGTGAGGCTGCTAGCTCAAGCAAG CCCAACATCGTTCCCTTCAGACAATGCAAACTCACTGAGCtcctcttctcaaactcattcccctcctcttcaacctctcacTCCCAAGCTCCTCGCCGCAACCCCCAAAGAGGTGTCATGATCGTCACCGCCGACCCTCGTGGCGACTTCAACGCCACATCTCAAATCCTTCGATACAGCGCCCTTGCTCGTGAAGTTACAGTCCCTCGCGTCCCCTCAATTACAACAACTATTCTCGCCCAACCACCACAAATGGCTCAAAATCGCTCCGTTAGCCCAACACATCCTCACCCAAGACCATTTATGCCCGCAGGCGGAGGATCGTATAGAAACTTCTCTCCACCAATGAGCTCAGACGAGCGTGCGACAATGGAGATTGCAGCGCTTGAGATCGCGCGTCTTAGTGAGGAAGCGGATCAATTGCGCGAAGAAGTCGATCGTCAAAGTGAAGCACGCGTTGCAGCTGAAGCTCACCTTCTCACCATGGAGGACCGAATGCTTGATCTCGAAGCAGCAATTCGCGAAGAATGCGCCATGGAGTTTGAGCAGCGTCTTGCACTAGAAATGGCCCGCTGGAAGAATTCTATGGCTATAGAGCAAGAACGTACCGAAGAGCACTGGGACCGTAAAGTCGAAGTTCTCGAGCGCGGTCTCGCCTCTGACGAAGATTGTGACAAAGAAAACGTTCTTATCGAAGATCTCGAAGAGGAAGTGGATCGTCTCCGTCGTGAAAACGGTATTCTCAAGCGTGAGCTCGCTTCCCGCAGCCCCACTAAGCGCAAGCCCCTTGAGGAGCGGGAGGACTTTGCGCCTTCTTCCAAGTCATCTCGCGGCGATAGCATGACCAACCTGGGACGCAAGCTGGAGCGCATGCGTGTCAGTGGTGAAAAGGCACGTCCGGTACCTGTCAATGGGAACAGCAGTCCAAAGAAGATGCGAAAGTTGGGGGCGAAGAAGTGGGAgcatgaggaagatgagctgTCTTAG
- a CDS encoding hypothetical protein (EggNog:ENOG41): protein MSRNLKQKFTTPVKKTKTAQRRRRVSDTPSASSLDLSDDGGYSAVEDISDSSDDDEDDVAAAEEENILEETHVPPTPPQAPRPQPTIEEDEEEEEEEVEQEDDEQEGLDIEDDDAASWGGIVTDDEDQPDVYQDANIFGEEPLERHVRFDVPSSDSDSTDTEDEIQGFFPDIFVSQNNLDPAFRREIENDPNESSDSGSFWDFNNQYGEQDDDSDAEEIFRQIDDDTPIATPMASQPATAASTPQPIPFGFEEPTELDGYETDGDTTEEDEPEPIVRRKTRRPSKPMSDISDSDADSPVKAERGQPRLGRYNLDRSDKKPIAVLNPVTGKMMIFTPHRRHQFDLSPEQFNFPWGTEGPESPIMSNSANLMLSAMFSSNTFGDFFNTAQVMGPTEAFFPFPSEPNTADESSTAPSLQDEEEEDAELNLDLNDFIAWEENDSSGDEEGDNWDPASTPARPSTATSEKQALSHINSETVGAFRRNQINQQLILSNQATQDSLAFSGPYNYTALKGLKSDRFDTAAIPLTPARRHKRQMSDATRSPLESMSQKRKATTEAGNGHKRHRSISDVNYLHI, encoded by the exons ATGTCTCGCAATCTCAAGCAAAAGTTTACAACCCCGGTcaaaaagaccaagaccgcCCAGCGCCGCCGGCGGGTCTCCGACactccttctgcttcttccctAGACCTCTCCGACGATGGCGGCTACTCTGCCGTTGAAGATATTAGCGATTCTtcagacgacgatgaggatgatgttgctgcggccgaggaggagaacaTTCTAGAGGAGACTCATGTTCCCCCCACCCCACCACAAGCTCCTCGGCCGCAACCGACTAttgaggaggacgaagaggaggaggaggaggaagtggaGCAGGAGGACGACGAGCAAGAAGGCTTGGAtattgaggatgatgacgctGCTAGCTGGGGAGGCATCGTTACGGACGATGAGGACCAGCCCGACGTCTACCAAGACGCCAATATCTTTGGTGAGGAGCCTCTAGAGCGCCACGTTCGCTTCGACGTGCCCTCCAGCGACTCTGACTCCACCGACACCGAGGATGAGATTCAGGGTTTCTTCCCTGATATCTTTGTTTCTCAAAACAACCTGGATCCTGCTTTCCGCCGTGAGATCGAGAACGATCCTAATGAGTCTTCTGACTCGGGATCTTTCTGGGACTTCAACAACCAATACGGCGAGCAAGATGATGACTCGGATGCCGAGGAAATTTTCCGACAAATTGATGATGACACCCCTATTGCCACTCCAATGGCCTCCCAGCCAGCCACTGCTGCCTCTACCCCTCAGCCCATTCCCTTTGGCTTTGAGGAGCCTACCGAGCTGGATGGCTACGAGA CTGATGGTGATACCACCGAGGAAGATGAACCCGAACCCATTGTCCGAAGAAAGACTCGACGCCCTTCAAAGCCCATGAGCGACATTTCCGACTCTGACGCCGACAGCCCGGTCAAGGCCGAGCGTGGCCAGCCCCGTCTGGGACGTTACAACCTTGACCGTTCGGACAAGAAGCCCATTGCTGTCCTCAACCCCGTCACCGGAAAAATGATGATCTTTACTCCTCACCGGCGCCACCAATTCGACCTCTCCCCCGAGCAATTTAACTTTCCCTGGGGTACTGAGGGGCCCGAGTCGCCTATTATGAGCAACTCTGCAAACCTAATGCTTAGCGCCATGTTCTCCTCCAACACTTTCGGTGACTTCTTCAATACGGCTCAGGTTATGGGGCCCACTGAGGCTTTCTTTCCCTTCCCCTCTGAACCCAATACCGCCGACGAAAGCTCAACCGCGCCTAGCTtgcaggatgaggaggaggaagacgccGAACTCAATCTGGACCTCAACGACTTCATCGCCTGGGAGGAAAATGACTCttctggagatgaagagggcGACAACTGGGATCCCGCATCTACGCCTGCGCGACCCAGCACAGCTACAAGCGAGAAGCAGGCTCTAAGTCACATCAATTCCGAGACTGTCGGAGCTTTCCGCCGTAACCAAATTAACCAGCAGCTCATCCTGAGCAACCAGGCTACCCAGGACTCGCTCGCATTCAGCGGCCCCTACAACTACACCGCACTCAAGGGTCTCAAATCGGACCGCTTTGACACAGCTGCCATCCCCCTAACACCCGCTCGTCGCCACAAGAGGCAGATGAGCGACGCCACACGCAGCCCCCTGGAGTCAATGTCTCAAAAACGTAAGGCCACCACTGAAGCTGGCAACGGCCACAAGAGGCACAGAAGCATCTCGGATGTGAACTATCTCCACATCTAG